In Euphorbia lathyris chromosome 10, ddEupLath1.1, whole genome shotgun sequence, the DNA window CCATGGTCTGATCATGCTGTTGCTGTCGGGTTTTTTCAAAGAGGCTTATACTACCTTACAGCTCAATCCTTTGATCCTACTACTATATCAACTTATGTTTGTAATAGACCCGGAAAagcgacacacgacccgatgacacgacacgaacacgacatgtttttttagtgttagtgtttagggttttatgacacgaaacgaaagttgacacgacacgttaattttcgtgtcaacccgaaaacacgaaactgacctgaaatttaattaaagaaattaaaaaaattaaacattataataaactaggttaaaaatagacatgtcttttcttatttattagagtataaatataaagcGTATAAAAAAGCAGGTCAGGTCGTGTCGTGTTAGCATGTTAGGTTGTGTTAGCAGGTCAGGTCGTGTCAATTTAATTGGTTGTGTAAAAAATTCGTGTCATGTCGTGTTTACCGTGTCAAGAGCAGGTCGCGTTCGTGTTCTGATTTTGTGACACGAAAAGttttcgtgtcgtgttcgtgttacaggttttgacacgaacccgaaacctgacacgacacgaacacggaAATTGCCAGGTCTAGTTTGTAATAAAGTTGACAATACTCCATCTATTTTTCCTACTTTACTAATTACTAATGTTGTTCATGACAGTGATTCTGTTTTTTTGTGGCATCATCGACTAGGGCATGCTTCGGCATCCAAGTTAGCACATATTTCCGTTGTTCCTCCTGTTTCACATACTATGTCATGTAATATTTGCCCTATGGCTAAACAACACCGTCTTTCCTTTTCCCGTACTGATATATCTACTACTTTACCATTTCAATTGTTACATATGGATCTTTGGGGACCCTATAAATTAGCTACTCTTACGGGAGCTAAATATTTTCTGTCTATTGTTGATAATTACACACGTGCTACTTGGACTATTCTTTTAAGTGATAAAAGCCAAGTTTTTAATGCCATTAAGTCATTTGTTGTCTTAATTGAAAATCAATTCAAcaccaaaattaaaaagattcaGACCGATCACGGAACAGAGTTTCTTAATCATAATTGccaagtttttttttcaaatcaagGAATTTTTCATCAGAAATCTGCGGTTTATacccctcaacaaaatgggatcGTTGAACGTAAACATAAACATCTACTTGAAATAACACGTGCATTATTATTTCACGCATCCCTTCCTAAAAAGTTTTGGGGTGAAGCACTTTTAACCGCTACTTATCTCATTAATCTACTACCAACTCCATTATTGGATTGGAAATCTCCTTACGAAAAATTACATGGCACAAAACCGAATTATTCTTTTCTTAAGGTTTTTGGTTGTCATTGTTTTGTTTCTAATCTTCAACCATCCCGTGATAAATTGGATCCTCGAGCATTTCCCGGTATTTTTATCGGTTACGCCTTGGATCATAAagcatataaaatttataatcttCAAACACATAAAATCATTATCTCCCGTGATGTTGTGTTCAATGAAAATTTTTTCCCACATGCTTCAACTCCTTCTAATTCAAAACCTATACAAGTTGAATCTACCACATTTCCGGTTGCCAATATTATACCTTGTATACCATCTAATATTACCACCATAACAATTCCTAGTACCAATCCGTCCCCTACACCTATCAATTCATCACCCACTATTCCTCCCATAGAGACCACCATTTTACCATCTGATGTCTCTCCTCCTAATTGTCCATCTATTTCCTCTCCAAGTCCTTTATCTCCTCCCAATTCTACATCTATTCAACCAATTATTTCTCCTTCACAAAATTTGGAGCCACATAATTCTCCTACTCTTCCACGATGTTCTCACTTTGGAAGACCAATTAAAACCCCATCATGGCTTCAAGATTTTGATACAACTTCCCCTAATTCCTCTTctcatgtttcttcttctcctgTTTTAATTTTACCTCCATTTAGTCAACCACATTCTGCTTTTATTTCCACACTCCACACATCTAAAGAACCTACCAGTTACAAACAGGCTGCTTCTAATCCACAATGGCTTCAAGCTATGGATGATGAATTAAAAGCATTAGAAGAAAATAATACTTGGGATATTACCTCTTTACCTCTTGGAAAGAAAGCTATTTCCACTCGTAGGATCTTTCGAATTAAACATAAACCTGGTGGATCAATTGATCGATATAAAGCCCGTTTAGTGGCTCGTGGTTATAATCAAATTCAAGGTATTGATTATTTAGAGAGTTTTTCTCCGGTAGCTAAAGTTGTCACCGTTCGATTCATGATTGCCATTGCTGCCGCCAAAGCTTGGCCCATTCATCAAATTGATATAAATAATGCCTATCTCCATGGTTTCGTGGATGAAGACATCTACCTCCATCCTCCAGATGGATATCTAAAGGTTAAACCTGGCCAAGTATGTAAACTCCGTAAATCTCTCTACGGCCTTAAACAAGCGGGTCGTCAATGGAATAAGGAATTCACATCTCAAATTCTCGCTTTCGGTTTTACCCAAGCTTCTTGTGATCATTGCTTATTCACTTATACTCAAACAGATATTTTCATTGTACTTATCGTTTACGTTGACGATATACTTATTACCGGTAACTCTGCGGTGGTAATTTGTCACGTAAAAGATCACTTACATTCCCTTTTTACTATTAAGGATATTGGTCCTGCTAAATACTTCTTAGGGATTGAACTTGCTCGGGATAAAACGGGCATATTTTTATCCCAACAAAAATATATTTCCGACTTGCTTTCTGATACGGGTTTAGCTTCCGCTCACCCTTCTCCATGTCCAATGCAATCTTGTACTAATTTGGACCCCTCTCTTGGCACACCCATTCCCGCTCCCGATCAGTATCGAAAGCTTGTTGGACGActactttatttaaattttactcGCCCTGACATTGGTTTTGCAGTTCAACAACTTAGTCAGTTTATGCACCAACCATGTTCTCATCACATTGAGGCATTATTCTATCTTTTGCGTTACCTCAAAGGCACGCTTCATTACGGTTTATTCTATGGCGTCAATTCGGATTTTCGACTCACAGCTTATTGTGACGCCGATTGGGGCAAGTGCAAAGAAACACGCAGATCCATCGGTGGTTACTGCATTTTTTTCGGAAAAGCTCTCATTTCCTGGAAGGCAAAGAAACAACCTACGGTTAGTAAATCTTCCGCTGAAGCTGAATATCGTAGTATGGCAACCACCAGTTGTGAACTTAAATGGATCTCTTATTCATTTCGCGAATTTCGAATGTCGCTTCACTTACCTATACAACTACATTGTGATAGTCAAACCGCTATTCACATTGCTTCTAATCCGGTCTTTCATGAACGAACCAAACACTTGGATATCGATTGTCATCTTGTTCGTGATCACATTACTTCTGGTTTTCTTTCTACCTCACATGTTTCTACCAAACTTCAACTTGCTGATTTGCTTACAAAACCTTTATCCGCAGCGGCGcttcatttctttcttcccAAACTGGGTCTCGTTTCCTCAGAGCCTCCAGTTTGAGGAGGGGGTATTAATGTATGTAGTATTAATGTAATTACACAATGTATAAAGGGGTAGAATAGTAATTAGACATTATAAATGacactataaatatatgtaaataatgtCATAATGAATAAGagtgtttattatattttacaattgtcTCTCTTCTCAATTCTCCACCTAACATATGGAGACATGCAATTAATAAGCAATAAAATATCTTATACATATTTCATCTTAGAAAAAAAATTCCTGAGGGTACtgatgttttaaaaaataaaaataaatcaaagtcattatcttttaatttaagATATTAAAATTGAGAAATTATAATCACATgcattaaatttgaaaaacaaTTCAGCTAGACTaaaaataagtgatccatttcatcatccttatatttatttttgtatgaAGGTAAAAAATTACTCTTAGTTATATAAGTAAAAAaacttatataaattaaaaaatttatctttttaattttcaaattaaatCAATGCATTCATAATGAAATCtgtgtaatatatatatatactaattttataatttttattcttattttatttgtatttaatataatatttaaaattaatattaatttttttattcataaaGTTCAGTAGAGATAAAAAGTTCCCATTTAAAATTTTACATTGTTgtacttttaattttataatttttgaaatatttttcattttaaaacttcttaattttaatgaaaacttcttaattttaatttttttttggtaagaggGGAAGGGTATATCACCCCAGAAAAAACagcaaaagaagagaaaaggaaaaaaaaaatagagacaTCAAGTTAAATTAACACCAATTCCACTTGAGCTAAATAAATCATTCTGATCTTCCAGGATAATGTCACGGAGGCCTGCAAGCTGCCTATCACACTCGGATGACTTAAGGGGACAGTTCCTACGAAATTCGTCATCCAATCCGCGACTTTATTACATTCACAAAAGGTATGAACCACACGAAAGGTATGAATAATACATGTGATTTGAGACCTCACTACTCTGCACCAACTGAACAACAAGGAGAGAATCTATCTCAAAAATAACCCACCGATAGCCTTTATTCCAGGCCAGAACCATCCCGTAATAGAACCCCCAGAACTCTGCCAGATCCGTCGTACAGATTCCGAGATTGGAGCCAAAACCTCCTTGCTAAACTCCTTTATCATTTCTAATTAATCCACCCGCTGCTGTTGGCCTCAGATTCCCTTTACTAGCCCCATCACAGTTAACTTTAACCCAATCCCCACTCGGCGGACTCCAAACAATTTTTCTCTTTTCATTACCTCGTCCTCCCGACACTTTCACCACCCtgctctctctttttttttggtaagaagggaagaaaaaaaataaacaaacaaaaacctaaccggggatcagtctaggaagactgaccccaatcctatcctcaagaagagaaggtaacagaaaagaaggaggaacggaaagggtagaaacacctaatacccccccatgcccagcagctaccaagcgatccgccacgcggttttgctccctataaatatgggagaaggtaagagaatcgaaggcaggacgaagcctcaagatggctttaatgagattctgactcttaagacaaacagcctgtctatccgaaatcctgttgatagcctccaaattgtcagactccaccgaaagtcttttaacacccatgcgaatggcgagtttaatgccagacaagatcccccagagctccgcagtaaaggaggagcccgtacctaagttatgggtaaacccagccagccaggcgccaccagcatcccgaagaactccaccagcaacaattctgccattactaaggcaggagccatccgtattcaacttgacaaccccttccatgggcttcctccaaccaactaactggacctctttaaccggggaggggtgaaccagtggctctccttcaaaactctttgtaataacagagagttttttcgaaaagtaaaaccggaggtcaggaataaagacagtcttctcagcaaataactcttcattcctccatttccacatttggtgacaaataatagcgaagagaatagccccgtgctctatactggccaacaaattcccattaacgcctttagagaaccagtcaatatcagagaaccccataaaggaaggaaggatgtggtgaggaaggaccacttcccaaacctttctactattcgggcaatcccttaaagcatggcacaaggtttccacatggccgctgcatctgctacaggcaccagatacagccaagtgccttctgtgtgtatctgcattcgtgaggagcctgtctttgactcccagccataggaaactcctaatgcggtaggggactttgagggcccaaatggacttccaaatttccaagggaggatcagccctattaggggtaaaagcttcataggccgatttgcaagaataagaaccattattagtcaaggcccagcagtgtctgtccttatcctcctcctgattactaatcttcacacctctaatattaaggagggtctccaggctaagaaaggagtcgaacttagaccagatccagtctccctccgagtccaccacatcagcaattctccaggagaggagatcattcggcggaggggcgatgcacacctcaatcaacggtttgtcaccaatccaggtgtcataccagaaactaatggatctcccattacccacctccaagccaatccccgtatagaactcagcaaaaacagcactaagccctttccagaggaaggaacagctgacaaccctctccttcgggccaccaaagattctatctttcctatacttgccgcacagaagacgaacccaaagggaggaggggggtggcaacattctccaaagaagcttcattaataggactttattattgtccttagcttgccttataccaagacctcccctgctcttaggctgacaggcttccttccaagggaccaggtgaatcttcctcccatccccagactctccccacagaaaacgccgattaattttatcaaggtcgttgaggactggctcagggagcttacaggcttgcatgatgtgatttggagcagcgcaattgatagactggattaaagtaaggtgacctgcaagggaaagagaattagctttccagctaccACCCTGCTCTCTCTTAATTTTAATGAAACAAGTTTTATAGcactaaactaaaattttatgattaaataaaaattaaaaaatcatatatattcaATAAATTAAGATTAAGtgggaaagagagaaaaaaaataaaggttttATCCTTAATTAAATGTAAATATATAGAGAGATTGATATAAaggttaataaattatttattttaaaaattaaaaacataaaggGTTCAAAgactttttttatattttcctaTTAGTTTCGAAAGGTAGAGATTCTCTAGAGTTGAAatcctctagagttggtggagttatatgtatctcaaccattaattataaaatgaatggatgagatttgattgatcaataaatgactacttacaaaatgaatggatgagatttgattgatggatgagatttgattgatcaatcactaattaaatattaaaatttatcaatcaaatctcatccattaatgttgcaattaatggttgagattacCACTCCACCAATTCTAGAGGCTTTTTAACTCTAGGATCCCTACCCGTTTTGAAAATAGTCCCTGATTAATGATTTTAAGAAGGAAAAcagaacatatatatatataagtatatgtgACCATActtttgaaattgaaattgtaagACCTATattgcttttttttctttatgaaaataagaccTATATTGATTTTCATGAATagattataatttaatttttttttccatataatTTAATAAAGCTACAGTAACGTAATGATATAAAGAAAGTCTTCACAAACTACGACCTCTCAAGTCTTCCACCACTCCGACCTCTTAACTTCAAATGGATTCTTGTGTGTTTTGGTTGGATAAGGTTGTCCTGCTTTTTATCTACCATCAAATTACAACATTTATCCAAGTGTGGACTAAATTTGTTATAGGTCttataatattatgaattttcATTTAATTATAATACATGGACAAAGTATatgtaaaaattaatataattgaGAATTTAGATTGGGAGAAATAATAAGAATATAATAACTTTATCAATAGTTTATCTTACTTTGCATCTAAAAATTCTTAATTGGCTATTTCTAAATAGCTCCAGATTATGGAACAAAGGATTATACCGAACGTAAAAGATTCAATTAACCAAGATTCATAAATTTAGTTTTATTCAATTATTTAATATTGAATTCATAGTTACAAATGAAAAGGGGCTTTCATAAATGATCCGCTTGTCCCGAAATGACATGTCCCAATAGAAAAATCTCAATTCATGGCCAAACTATTGAACAAAGGATTATACCAGACTTACCTATATAGAGGTATTGATGGATCTCATTGAGCACAAGATTTGAGCGGTTAAGCTTCTATCAATCATGTATGATTTAATTTTCGTACAATGTCCTTCGAATTTCTAAGGGATTTCACACTAATTTGATTCCAAATTCAAAGCAATGGCTATTTTACCCTCTTCAAATTATACTAATTCACCGCATCGTAGTGTCTGGTACTCGAACATTGACTCAAGGCATTTTCTCTACCCCTTTGTACTCTAAAAATGCAAGGACATCGTATGACTGGTCCTGAAAGGAATGAAGGGAAAAAGTGATTGCACTTCATGCTCCAAAATTTTGATGATGTAATCAGTCTTTCTTGGGCGACCTAGCTTTCGTCTCTCAGTGTCGGTCCAACAGAGTGCTTTCGCCGTTGGTGTCCAAGTCCCTAGGTCAATCGAAAGTTCAATTCTATCTGAACTACTCATTTTCAAATGATATCTACATTGTTCACAAAGATTCATTTTTTCCTCCCTCAAAtttgttgttttctttatttgtATTTTTGGAAATTTAATCACGTTTTGTTTTGGTATTCTATACAAAattttctaagtttaagttGGAACAATTCCAGCATTTAGAATAAAAAAGAATAGTTACAAGAGGTGCTTCAACCCCTGCGGACGATTCGAGTGACCCTGCTTCTGCCACGACATGTGCACATTTAGATGATACTATTGAACTATCAAGAGGATTAGCCAAAGGATCAGCAAAAAAAATGCGTTCGGATCTCCTACGGGAATGATTTGGACCATTAGTCATCAAGGCGTATTCTCAAAATACCAATATTGACAGCTGCGGCGAGGTTCGAATCCCTCCTCGCCCACAATCGGCCAAAAAGGGATCGAAATTGAAGCAAAATTAAGTATTAAATGATGTCTTTGGTTTACTATAGACGATGTTCTAAAAAATTCGAGGCATTTCAAATTGTTTGTTGGCACAGACAAAGTCAGGTTTACAAAATGAATGATTATAACTATACAACAAAATGTTttttgatctttcattttttggtttattaaatCCTTagctttttatttatctttgtttgaaatttgtatttttcacaGTTTAAAAGAGTTATTGATACGTGAAATGTGGCTACATGGAAACTGTAAAAAAAACTtaactataaaaaaatataatctcAAACACATATGAAATGAATAAAGTCTTTTTAACGGAACTAGGTGTTCATAACTAACTAATTTGATAACGGTGACTTAATGAGATCAAACATAAACGACCAAGGGTTTAATGTGTTCATATAAAAGATCAAAAacttaataaactaaaaaataaaaaatcatggACCTCATGATGCTTTTTACCTAACTATATTTGTCTCTTAATCATCACATGTGTTGATATCATTAACATGTATACAATTGTTGACACATACTCGCTAAATATGGAGGACATCCCTTTGGATGTTTATCTGATAAAGACTCGTGACGATAGTgatgattttaatcttaaatcaatAAAGAATGATTTCTTCATCACTAGCTAAACTGGTAGGAGTTAACCCCAAAAGGTTAGAAACCTTGCTTCCAATAGGAAATTTGTGTTTGGTTGATAAAAGTTGATTAACCTTATACAAAAGTATGGTTTAAATACTTCCCTACAATAGAtaagaaaaaacacaaagctgTTATTAGGGTTACAAGTTAGCATTACATCATGAGAGTAAAATAGGAGGAATTGAACTAGTGGCAAAACAACAAATAGACTTAAATGGAAAAACGGTAAATATAaggtggcaaaacagtaatcaTGACGTGACAGACTTGTGCAGGAATTTGTAGAACTTCGTGGCTAAGGTAGTCCACACGACGTGTTGCCTATTTCGAACCATTGCCCATATGAGCCTTGGGCCCTGACTCGTCGTGTGAAGATCTTCGAAGAGGTGCCCTCTTTATGTTCCACATGACGTGTCACGTCGTGTGAATTAAGCTCCATAGTTTCAAAAACTTACCAAGCGTCCCACACAATGTGTGAAGTCCGACAAGCCATATGACTATTTCCCTGTGACTTCCTCTTCGAACTAACGAGCTCACACGACGGATGGCTAAAGTGACACGCCGTGTGGGCTCTCCTTCACAATTGACTTGGTATGATAGAGGAGATTCCATCATCATTCTCCACTTCTTCAAAAGAGTTTGGACCCCAATTTGTCTTTAGTAAATTCGAGAGGTGCATCCAGCTTGTACGTGCTTAGGTCACATATGTTGAAGGAGAGTGACACTTTACCGAGCCAATTGGAAAGTGCAACATGATTGGTATTGACATTTACTCTCTTGGTGAATATATAAGGGTCATACTTTCTTAGCTGAAGTTTACGAGTCGCTCTTTACTGAAATATACCATcacctcatcctcgaattcaAACATAAAGTCTCTTCGGTGCACATTAACTCTTGCCTTTATCTTTTTGTTCCGTTGCTCAAGAATTTCCTTCATCCCATGATACTTATGTTGGTACGCATCGGCAAGCTTGTAAGTGGCTTTGATAAGTGATTtctaaaaacataattaaaatgCACCAGGTTTGGTGCATTTTGATTACTTATTTTCCATtgaaaagaataatgaaaagTAGCAGTtagtttattttctattttagaTTAATTTATTACTTATTCAGCAATTTGATGAATTGCATTTAGTCTCTCCTAATATAGTGTATTGGGAATTAAAATCTGAAGAGATATTCATACCCCTAACCCATTTAATTGAATTCTATTTCTGTTCACGAAAATGAATAAAGTTAAGTgacaataaatgtaatttacccgctAATTAATCCTCATATGAAAATCCAAATTTAGTAGGGAACCAAaatataaaaagttaagaggCCCTTGTGTGAAAAGACAGACTTTTGGAGAGGAGAGAGAGTCTTTGATTATATAGTAGAAATCGAAGCCCACAAAGCGcacacactctctctctctctctctctctctctggtTTTTCTTCTTAATTTATGATGGGTACAAGAGTTTTGTTGTTCCATGAATTCTGTGTACCTCTGCTGctgcttcttctttgtcttaTTATTACAACATCAACATGGGCACAAGAAGAAGATGCGGTCATTAATCCATCAACCTTGGAAACGTTTGTCGATCAGCTGCCTGACATGCCCAGAATCTATGGATATGATGTCGTCAACGcccttcccaaacctaaacGCCTCAGAATTTCTATGTTCCAGAAATATTGGGTAATTAACTCTCTTCTTCTTgcattattatttcttctttttaattCCTAATAATATACTGTAACTCTTTCTTTGTAGCTGGAAAGTCActctttcttttattaattatttatttattcacttttttaatatttcttttCCATTCTAAACATTCATTCTGTTTTTTACATTATTAAATGTTTCATAAAAGGAGAAAtgcttttctttttaaatatttCTTAAGCGCTGTTTGGTTTGGCAGAAATTCCACAAGCAACTCCCGCCAACACCAGTGTTTGCTTACGGTGTATCAAAGCAAAACGCCACCGTTCCAGGTCCAACTATAGAGGCTATTCACGCCGTTGACACTTTTATCACTTGGAAAAATCACCTCCCTTCCAAGCATATACTTCCATGGGACCCAACAATTCCGACCGCCGTCTCCACCACCAAAAAGGGGATCCCCACGGTGGTTCACCTCCACGGGGCTATTGGCGAGCCGGAGAGTGACGGACACGCAGAGTCATGGTTCACCAATAGATTTCAAGACAAGGGACCCACTTGGACTAAGAAAACTTATCATTACCACAATTTCCAACAGCCCGGAAACTTATGGTATCACGATCACGCCATGGGTTTGACTCGAGTCAACTTACTCGCCGGCTTGGTCGGAGCCTATATCATCCGCCATCCAAATGTTGAATTTCCTCTCAGATTGCCTCATGGAAACGAGTTTGATCGGACCTTGGTGGTTTTTGATCGGAGCTTCCTCACCAATGGTTCATTATACATGAATCCTACCGGAAATAATCCCTCCATACATCCACAATGGCAGCCGGAGTATTTCGGCGATGTAATCATCGTTAATGGGAAAGCATGGCCCTATCTGGTTGTACGACGTCGTAAATACAGGTTCCGCATTATAAATGCCAGCAACG includes these proteins:
- the LOC136209114 gene encoding multicopper oxidase LPR2-like — its product is MMGTRVLLFHEFCVPLLLLLLCLIITTSTWAQEEDAVINPSTLETFVDQLPDMPRIYGYDVVNALPKPKRLRISMFQKYWKFHKQLPPTPVFAYGVSKQNATVPGPTIEAIHAVDTFITWKNHLPSKHILPWDPTIPTAVSTTKKGIPTVVHLHGAIGEPESDGHAESWFTNRFQDKGPTWTKKTYHYHNFQQPGNLWYHDHAMGLTRVNLLAGLVGAYIIRHPNVEFPLRLPHGNEFDRTLVVFDRSFLTNGSLYMNPTGNNPSIHPQWQPEYFGDVIIVNGKAWPYLVVRRRKYRFRIINASNARFFNFFFTNGLPFIHVASDSVYLEEPVATNETLLAPSEIADVVVDFSKSKSDTVVLANNANYPFPGGDPVNEANGKVMKFIIQKKSEVDTSRVPKKLLNYPSPKLSSTSKTRYIAMYEYTSAIDEPTHLYINGKSYEEPATETPKVGTSEVWNVINLTEDNHPLHIHLGLFVVLDQTELVNLEEFKACMSKLNDAIKCQIDKYARGKKVEVQPHEKGWKNVYKMSPGKVTKILVKFGYIHSNTSYVFDATAEPGYVYHCHILDHEDNVMMRPLKMMA